In Penicillium oxalicum strain HP7-1 chromosome I, whole genome shotgun sequence, a single window of DNA contains:
- a CDS encoding Chromatin-remodeling ATPase, whose translation MTGAPPYNAQSPTQRPRFAAYESPTKNHSFYPNNDQSQGPPPHPPPSAPAPAPAPPSFPTHPPQTPPAFGAVAVSRSPRFSHASSPLPSTLPPPLNGAAPPPHPSLPETSSQYSSGPSGSVTPGLPLPRPFASTVMAGNGTSPYGSSVAPAHSSSRLESHSQSPTREASYGVRGNGVVYGSSVPRSSSPARETVCHPIPLFLPSSGDSNAPNSHRDGVLSRMILTTVVCNTQKPARAADPMSFASILSGPTEEQPARKSTPPPAAPKPTSPAPPKSEPRQPETGPVPGTFVHKSDKGAHVDRPIVEPPKGIFTPNGATIPAAEPAPPASRASRQSRTRSLGVDAEQVNRAMAEIENGEKSDVEAPGFDEELQIFQEKSRKRLMDACRAERISRKRRRTHTLHELARSFEKHAILGGERFRVSHESSVVAEVQQKEIQDEKERKKDMQRKRRRENTVRLEMQKKLEAERKADKAQDSAEKAKFLREAERAQKKIRSTKRALEGGNAQDELGEVTPLAPNLEGGTTSSFHIGRGSPSRRKSGRAGPVTRPKKSKEQKQAEKDAAENAYLAGLEDESVLLTPRDTKKDVRSKEATPIIHLHYESKGYNQIYEQIWRDIARKDIPKVYRIKTTSLSTRQENLRKTAQLASKQSRKWQERTNKSTKDTQARAKRTMREMMSFWKRNEREERDLRRLAEKQELESAKKAEAEREANRQKRKLNFLISQTELYSHFIGRKIKTAEAEESGDGTVAGSSETVQPGKVSAHTIDLPDSVANQNAKVTNFEDLDFDAEDETVLQQAAMANAQNAVQQAQDRARAFNQQGGDDQMAAFDEGEMNFQNPTSLGDIEISQPTMLTAKLKEYQLKGLNWLVNLYEQGINGILADEMGLGKTIQSISVMAYLAEFHNIWGPFLVIAPASTLHNWQQEIAKFVPNLKVLPYWGNAKDRKILRKFWDRKHITYTRESEFHVLVTSYQLVVLDAQYFQKVKWQYMILDEAQAIKSSQSSRWKNLLGFSCRNRLLLTGTPIQNNMQELWALLHFIMPTLFDSHDEFSEWFSKDIESHAQSNTKLNEDQLRRLHMILKPFMLRRVKKHVQQELGDKVEKDIFCDLTYRQRALYANLRNRVSIIDIIEKAAIGDDTDSTTLMNLVMQFRKVCNHPDLFERAETRSPFSVGTFAECASFIREGPFVDVRYSIRNRIEYPVPRLLCSSEARVDIPGPGNQHAGFRGKYLLHLMNIWNTQNIHESSREDGAFSFLRFVDTSAEEASASGRLGVFERALQARGLPDKLSRLNVVYDDKEDDTDRAVWAHSMLNIVERNNRRALNEITPEGRMRNLLHVSRSAFENQGLNLIEPCASPAASAPPITLSCAGQGAERETQRALFNPVVRSALFGHPRRQLEEQLLANKVDPTPYSEPPMLPGPLSLKARYTHIEVPSMRRFVTDSGKLAKLDELLRELKAGGHRVLLYFQMTRMIDLMEEYLTYRNYKYCRLDGSTKLEDRRDTVADFQSNPEIFVFLLSTRAGGLGINLTAADTVIFYDSDWNPTIDSQAMDRAHRLGQTRQVTVYRLITRGTIEERIRKRALQKEEVQRVVISGGAAGGVDFNTRARENRTKDIAMWLADDDEAELIEQKEKEALERGEAFGAPKGGKKATQKRKRELTMDDMYHEGEGNFDDASAKPSGAATPMSDNLDTLPATSSAIPAKRGRGRGGGKAGSSKRAKTVKERLRLIDGDGGLD comes from the exons ATGACAGGCGCTCCGCCGTACAACGCTCAGTCTCCCACACAGCGGCCCCGGTTTGCGGCCTACGAGTCCCCAACGAAGAATCATTCCTTCTACCCGAACAATGACCAGTCTCAGGGACCACCACCACACCCACCCCCATCAGCACCCGCACCcgcaccagcaccaccatCCTTCCCAACCCATCCACCTCAGACACCTCCGGCTTTTGGTGCAGTAGCCGTGTCGCGGAGCCCGCGCTTCTCCCACGCGTCCTCGCCGCTACCGTCAACCCTGCCACCGCCCTTGAATGGGGCCGCACCACCTCCACACCCATCACTCCCAGAGACTTCATCCCAATACTCATCCGGTCCATCAGGGAGTGTCACTCCAGGGCTGCCGCTGCCCCGTCCCTTTGCATCCACCGTCATGGCTGGCAACGGCACTTCACCCTACGGGTCCTCCGTGGCCCCGGCTCATTCATCAAGCCGTCTAGAGAGCCATTCGCAGTCGCCAACACGGGAGGCCTCCTACGGGGTCAGAGGCAATGGCGTTGTCTACGGATCATCGGTGCCTAGATCATCATCCCCTGCTCGAGAAACAGTATGTCATCCCATCCCTCTATTCCTCCCATCATCTGGGGACTCCAATGCTCCCAACTCACACCGTGATGGGGTTCTTTCTCGAATGATACTGACAACGGTTGTTTGCAACACCCAGAAGCCAGCGCGCGCCGCTGATCCCATGTCCTTTGCCAGCATCCTGTCTGGGCCAACTGAAGAGCAGCCTGCTCGCAAGTCGACTCCGCCACCCGCCGCGCCGAAGCCCACCTCTCCTGCTCCGCCAAAGTCCGAACCGCGTCAACCAGAAACTGGCCCTGTGCCGGGCACGTTCGTCCATAAATCAGACAAGGGAGCACATGTCGATCGGCCCATAGTGGAGCCGCCAAAGGGAATCTTCACCCCCAACGGAGCGACCATACCCGCGGCAGAGCCAGCTCCCCCAGCATCTCGTGCATCCCGACAAAGTCGCACCCGGTCACTCGGCGTGGATGCAGAGCAAGTGAACCGCGCGATGGCGGAGATTGAAAATGGCGAGAAGAGCGACGTGGAGGCTCCAGGCTTTGATGAGGAATTGCAGATCTTCCAGGAGAAGAGCAGGAAGAGACTGATGGATGCCTGTCGTGCGGAACGAATCAGTCGCAAG CGTCGTCGCACTCATACCTTGCACGAGCTGGCCCGATCCTTCGAAAAGCACGCCATCCTCGGCGGGGAACGATTCCGCGTCAGTCACGAAAGCTCGGTCGTCGCCGAGGTGCAGCAGAAGGAGATCCAAGACGAGAAGGAACGCAAGAAGGACATGCAACGAAAACGTCGCCGCGAGAACACCGTTCGGTTagaaatgcaaaagaaacTGGAGGCCGAACGCAAGGCCGACAAGGCGCAGGATTCGGCAGAGAAAGCCAAGTTCCTGCGCGAGGCGGAACGCGCTCAGAAAAAGATTCGGTCCACGAAGCGTGCGCTAGAAGGTGGCAACGCTCAGGATGAGCTCGGCGAGGTGACGCCTCTGGCTCCCAACCTCGAGGGCGGCACGACTAGCTCGTTCCACATTGGTCGCGGGTCACCGTCGCGTCGCAAGTCTGGACGTGCCGGTCCAGTGACCCGGCCAAAGAAGTCGAAGGAGCAGAAGCAGGCTGAGAAGGATGCCGCTGAAAATGCTTATCTGGCGGGGTTGGAGGATGAATCCGTCTTGCTTACGCCACGCGACACCAAGAAGGACGTGCGATCCAAGGAAGCTACGCCGATCATTCATCTTCACTACGAGAGCAAGGGCTACAACCAGATCTATGAGCAAATCTGGCGAGATATCGCCCGCAAAGATATTCCCAAGGTGTACCGCATCAAAACGACCTCGCTTTCCACTCGACAGGAAAACTTGCGCAAGACCGCTCAGCTGGCAAGCAAGCAGTCACGCAAGTGGCAGGAACGGACGAACAAGAGCACCAAGGATACCCAGGCCCGGGCCAAGCGCACCATGCGTGAAATGATGTCCTTCTGGAAACGCAATGAGCGTGAAGAACGCGATCTGCGTCGCCTGGCCGAGAAGCAAGAGCTCGAGTcggcgaagaaggccgaaGCCGAGCGTGAGGCCAACCGACAGAAGCGAAAGCTGaacttcttgatctctcAGACGGAGCTGTACTCCCACTTCATCGGTCGCAAGATCAAGACCGCCGAAGCCGAAGAGAGTGGAGACGGAACGGTCGCTGGGAGTAGCGAGACCGTTCAACCTGGCAAGGTCTCGGCGCATACCATTGATCTGCCCGACAGTGTCGCCAATCAGAACGCCAAGGTCACCAACTTTGAGGATCTCGACttcgatgccgaggatgagaccGTCTTGCAGCAGGCTGCCATGGCCAATGCTCAGAATGCCGTGCAGCAAGCCCAAGATCGTGCGCGTGCCTTTAACCAGCAAGGTGGTGACGATCAAATGGCGGCCTTTGATGAAGGCGAGATGAACTTCCAGAACCCGACCAGTCTGGGTGACATTGAAATCTCCCAGCCAACCATGTTGACTGCGAAATTGAAGGAGTATCAGCTGAAGGGATTGAACTGGCTAGTCAATTTGTACGAACAGGGTATCAACGGTATCCTGGCAGACGAGATGGGTCTCGGTAAGACGATTCAGTCAATCTCCGTCATGGCTTATCTCGCCGAGTTCCACAACATTTGGGGTCCTTTCCTGGTGATTGCGCCCGCCTCCACCTTGCACAACTGGCAACAAGAAATCGCCAAGTTTGTGCCTAACCTCAAAGTTCTTCCCTACTGGGGCAACGCGAAGGACCGTAAGATTCTCCGCAAGTTCTGGGACCGCAAGCACATCACCTACACGCGCGAGTCCGAGTTCCATGTGCTCGTCACCTCTTACCAGTTGGTGGTTCTTGATGCCCAGTACTTCCAGAAGGTCAAGTGGCAATACATGATTCTGGACGAAGCGCAGGCCATCAAGTCCTCTCAGAGTTCGCGTTGGAAGAACCTGCTGGGCTTCTCATGCCGTAACCGGCTGCTTCTGACCGGTACCCCTATTCAAAACAACATGCAGGAGCTTTGGGCTTTGCTCCATTTCATCATGCCGACGTTGTTCGATTCTCACGACGAGTTTAGCGAATGGTTCTCAAAGGACATTGAGTCTCATGCGCAGAGTAACACCAAGCTGAACGAGGATCAGCTGAGACGTCTTCACATGATCTTGAAGCCATTCATGCTTCGCCGTGTCAAGAAGCATGTCCAACAAGAACTGGGTGACAAGGTCGAGAAGGATATCTTCTGTGATCTCACTTATCGCCAGCGCGCCCTCTATGCCAACCTGCGCAACCGGGTCAGCATCATCGATATCATTGAGAAGGCCGCCATTGGTGACGATACGGACAGCACCactttgatgaatttggtcaTGCAGTTCCGTAAGGTCTGTAATCACCCCGATCTTTTCGAGCGTGCCGAAACCCGATCCCCCTTTTCCGTTGGAACCTTTGCCGAGTGCGCTTCCTTCATTCGCGAGGGACCCTTTGTCGACGTCCGTTACTCCATCAGGAATCGTATCGAGTACCCGGTGCCTCGCCTGTTGTGCAGCTCCGAGGCCCGCGTAGACATTCCCGGCCCTGGCAATCAGCACGCGGGATTCCGGGGCAAGTATTTGTTACATTTGATGAACATCTGGAACACGCAAAACATCCATGAGAGCTCCCGTGAGGATGGCGCTTTCTCCTTCCTGCGCTTTGTGGATACTTCGGCGGAAGAAGCCAGTGCATCCGGCCGTCTTGGTGTCTTTGAGCGTGCCTTGCAAGCCCGCGGTCTTCCTGACAAGCTCTCGCGCCTGAATGTCGTTTACGACGACAAGGAAGATGATACCGATCGGGCCGTGTGGGCTCACTCTATGTTGAACATTGTGGAGCGTAACAACCGCCGAGCCCTCAACGAGATCACACCGGAGGGGCGTATGCGCAACTTGCTGCATGTTTCTCGATCAGCGTTCGAGAACCAGGGTCTGAACTTGATTGAACCGTGTGCTTCTCCTGCGGCCTCCGCCCCACCGATCACGCTGTCTTGCGCGGGCCAGGGGGCTGAGCGAGAGACTCAACGCGCTTTGTTCAACCCTGTCGTTCGCTCAGCTTTATTCGGCCACCCCAGGAGACAGCTCGAGGAGCAGCTACTGGCCAACAAGGTGGATCCGACGCCATACTCAGAGCCACCGATGCTTCCGGGGCCATTGTCACTCAAGGCACGCTACACACACATTGAGGTGCCCTCGATGCGACGATTCGTGACGGATTCCGGCAAGCTCGCCAAACTGGACGAGCTCTTGCGGGAACTCAAGGCCGGTGGGCATCGCGTTCTGCTCTACTTCCAGATGACACGCATGATCGATTTGATGGAAGAGTATTTGACGTATCGAAACTACAAGTACTGCCGGCTGGACGGTAGCACAAAATTGGAGGATCGTCGTGATACAGTCGCCGATTTCCAGTCGAATCCGGAGATCTTCGTTTTCCTACTCTCCACCCGCGCGGGTGGTCTCGGTATCAACTTGACCGCGGCGGACACAGTTATTTTCTATGACTCCGACTGGAACCCCACAATTGATTCACAGGCCATGGATCGTGCCCATCGTCTCGGTCAAACCCGCCAGGTCACGGTGTACCGTCTGATCACTCGTGGCACCATTGAAGAGCGAATTCGCAAGCGTGCGctgcagaaggaggaggtgcAACGCGTTGTCATCTCCGGTGGCGCAGCTGGTGGCGTTGACTTCAACACCCGTGCCCGTGAGAACCGTACCAAGGATATTGCGATGTGGCTCgcggacgatgatgaggcCGAGCTCATTGAgcagaaggagaaggaggcctTGGAACGCGGCGAAGCCTTTGGTGCTCCCAAGGGCGGCAAAAAGGCGACgcagaagcgcaagcgtgagTTGACCATGGATGACATGTATCACGAAG GCGAGGGTAACTTTGACGATGCCAGCGCCAAGCCGTCCGGTGCTGCCACTCCCATGTCAGACAACCTTGACACTTTACCAGCCACTTCCTCCGCCATCCCCGCCAAGCGCGGCCGTGGTCGAGGTGGAGGTAAGGCGGGTTCATCCAAACGCGCCAAAACCGTGAAGGAACGACTCCGTCTGAtcgatggtgatggcggtCTCGACTAG
- a CDS encoding 5-aminolevulinate synthase, producing the protein MAKTLRSAPATHTSVRGPRPAAPVTSRFDYDAFYDGELEKKHKDKSYRYFNNINRLAKEFPRAHTASAEERVTVWCSNDYLGMGRNPQVLESMHRTLDTYGRARVLHGKEAALVFSSCFVANDATLATLGSKLPDCVILSDSLNHASMIQGIRHSGAKKMVFKHNDLQDLEAKLASLPLHVPKIIAFESVYSMCGSIAPIEAICDLADKYGAITFNDEVHAVGMYGPHGAGVAEHLDYDIYASQDTATPKSTKGTVMDRIDIITGTLGKAYGCVGGYIAGSANLVDTIRSLAPGFIFTTSLPPATMAGADAAIQYQMQQPRDRVLQQLHTRAVKTALKELDIPVIPNPSHIVPLLVGDADLAKRASDKLLEEHGIYVQAINYPTVPRGEERLRITPTPGHVKPLRDHLVQAVQAVWTDLGIKRTSDWQAQGGFVGVGVEGAEEANQPIWKDTQLGVNTSDSLESAIAREISADATEKL; encoded by the exons ATGGCAAAGACCTTGCGCTCGGCTCCCGCCACTCACACTTCTGTTCGCGGTCCTCGCCCCGCCGCTCCCGTCACTTCGCGCTTCGACTACGATGCCTTCTATGATGGCgaattggagaagaagcacaAGGACAAGTCATACCGCTACTTCAACAACATCAATCGTCTAGCCAAGGAGTTCCCGCGTGCCCATACAGCCTCCGCAGAAGAGCGGGTGACCGTGTGGTGCTCCAACGATTACCTTGGCATGGGCCGCAATCCGCAAGTCCTCGAGTCGATGCACCGTACACTTGATACCTACGGGCGGGCGCGGGTG TTGCATGGAAAGGAGGCCGCGTTGGTCTTCAGCTCGTGCTTTGTGGCCAACGATGCCACTTTGGCCACCCTTGGCAGCAAGTTGCCCGACTGTGTGATCTTGTCGGACAGTTTGAATCATGCCTCGATGATCCAGGGTATTCGCCACTCTGGCGCCAAGAAGATGGTGTTCAAGCACAACGACTTGCAAGATTTGGAGGCCAAGCTGGCTTCTCTTCCGCTGCACGTCCCCAAGATTATTGCTTTCGAGTCCGTGTATAGTATGTGCGGCTCCATCGCCCCCATCGAAGCCATTTGCGACCTGGCCGACAAGTACGGTGCTATTACCTTCAACGACGAAGTTCATGCCGTCGGCATGTACGGCCCCCACGGCGCGGGTGTTGCCGAGCACTTGGATTATGACATCTATGCCTCGCAGGACACCGCCACGCCTAAGAGTACCAAGGGGACAGTCATGGATCGCATCGATATCATCACCGGAACTCTGGGTAAGGCATACGGATGCGTGGGTGGCTACATTGCTGGCTCTGCCAACCTGGTGGATACCATCCGCTCTCTGGCACCCGGATTCATTTTCACCACTTCTCTGCCCCCCGCCACGATGGCTGGTGCCGATGCTGCCATTCAGTACCAGATGCAGCAGCCTCGCGACCGGGTTCTGCAGCAGCTGCACACACGGGCTGTCAAGACTGCGCTGAAGGAATTGGACATTCCCGTCATTCCCAACCCTTCGCACATTGTGCCGCTGTTGGTGGGTGACGCTGATCTGGCCAAGCGTGCTTCGGACAAGCTCCTGGAAGAGCACGGCATCTACGTGCAGGCCATCAACTACCCCACCGTTCCCCGCGGCGAAGAGCGTCTGCGCATCACCCCGACCCCGGGCCACGTGAAGCCTCTGCGCGACCACCTGGTCCAGGCTGTGCAGGCCGTCTGGACTGACCTGGGCATCAAGCGCACCAGTGACTGGCAAGCCCAGGGTGGATTCGTCGGCGTGGGCGTCGAGGGTGCCGAGGAAGCCAATCAGCCCATTTGGAAGGACACCCAGCTTGGTGTGAATACCTCTGATTCTCTCGAGTCTGCCATCGCTCGCGAAATCAGCGCCGACGCTACCGAGAAGCTTTGA